The following nucleotide sequence is from Triticum dicoccoides isolate Atlit2015 ecotype Zavitan chromosome 7B, WEW_v2.0, whole genome shotgun sequence.
GGAGCGGATGAGCCCGGGCTCCAAGATGAATTATCCTCCTATTTTATTCAGTGCTGACGCCGTTGCTGATTGGGATCTGAAAGCTGGATGGTCAACGGGTCATAATCTGACATGCTCGGCAAAATCAGGGCCAGATTTTGTTTGCGGAGTCCGGTGTTGATTCTTAGCCGGTTTTTGAGTTGAGGCTTCATTCTTTGACAAACCGAATAGTTGAGGGTTTTAAGTGGACTTCTCTATAGAAAATAGATAATATAAAACATAAAACATGAAGCAGGTTCCAGAATTCCCTCTACAAAACTATTGTCGGTTATTTCCCAACAAAGATCAAGCCGTGGAACCTAGTCTATAATTTGAACAAATTACAATCAGATTTGGCATAATAATAGCTAAATTTATGTGAAATTTTTGCCAGAAACTGTATTATATAGATGAGCAATTATTCACATATTTGGAAAGTATGCATGACTTACACATCTCAGTGACCCTACTAAGTCTGCACATATTAGCACATGGCCTTTGTAACTTTCAATGAGGAAGCCTAACAAGATATCAGATTCGTAACGTACACTATTTTTTTTAGCGATAAGAACCTAGACTAAAGTTTGTTCAAAAAAGACCAACCCGACTAGCTCGACTAGGTCGCCCCAAAAAAGACTAGCTTGACTAGGTGAAACTATTGATTACGATTGTGTGAGTAACACTTAACGGTACATGAGATGTTGCAATGTGTCTCGGATTAGGGTGTTCACTTTGGGGCAAAAAAAAGTAGAGTTTTTTTTACTAGGGCACGGAGACAATTAGAGAAATTTGACCAAGACATAAAATTATGTGGAAAAATATAGATTACGAATGTGTGGGTAACACTTTGCTAGCTACCGCAAATTAAATGGGAGATAATCATTTCGTATAAATTGTTTATTGGCTATAGATAGTAACGAGGTAACTGTATTCCATGGACGCCGTGCATTTTTCTTGGCTATAGATAGTAACGAGGTAACTGTATTTCATGGATGCCGTGCATTTTTCTTGGCTATAGATAGTAACGAGGTGACTCTATTCCAAGGACGCCGTCCATGAATGCCTGCCCATGCGTCATCTATCTATTTTTCTGCCATCCATGCATACAAAGTTACAAATACACGCTCTCGATCAACTCACCCCTCGGCCGGATCGGAGCCGCCAGGTTTGATTGCTGCCTATTTCTTGCTGCGCGAGCGCGAGTGCGCGACACATATATAAAAACGTGACACTCCCCACCGCTTCTGGCACGTACACACACTTGCACCAGCCAGCGGCCAACCGAGCTGTGTGCTTCATTGGCACTTTGTACACGATGAGAGCGCTCGCGGTTGTGTCCGTGCTAGCCACGGCGGCCATGGCCATCGCCTGTGCGCGCGCCGCGGAGTGCGGTTCGCAAGCCGGCGGGGCGACCTGCCCGAACTGCCTCTGCTGCAGCCGCTTCGGCTGGTGCGGCTCTACCCCGGAGTACTGCGGCCACGGCTGCCAGAGCCAGTGCTCTGGCTGCGGCACGCCTGACCCCTCCGGTGGTGGCGTTTCCTCCATCGTCTCCCGCTCCCTCTTCGACCAGATGCTGCTGCACCGCAACAATAGGGCGTGCCAAGCTAAGGGATTCTACACCTACGAGGCCTTCCTAGCTGCCGCGGCCGCCTTTCCGGGCTTCGGCACCACGGGCGGCACCGCCACCCGAAAGCGTGAGGTGGCCGCCTTCCTAGCGCAGACCTCCCATGAGACCACCGGCGGATGGGCTACAGCCCCAAACGGGCCCTACGCGTGGGGCTATTGCTTCAAACAGGAGCGCGCTAAATCCAACTACTGCACCCCAAGCGTGATATGGCCATGTGCCCCCGGAAGACGCTACTATGGCCGGGGGCCCATCCAGCTCTCTCACAACTATAACTATGGGCCGGCGGGCCGGGGCATCGGGGCTGACCTGCTAGGCAACCCGGGCTTGGTGGCCACGGACTCGATCGTGTCATTCAAGACGGCGATGTGGTTCTGGATGACAGTGCAGCCACCCAAGCCCTCGAGCCACGCGGTGATAACGGGCCATTGGAATCCTTCAGCAGCGGACCAGGTTGCAGGGCGAGTGCCTGGGTTCGGCGTGATCACCAACATCGTCAACGGCGGGAAGGAGTGCGGGCATGGGTATGATAAGCGTGTTGCTGACCGGATCGGGTTTTACAAGCGCTATTGTCACATCCTCGGCGTCACCCATGGTGACAACCTCGACTGCTACAACCAGAAGCATTTTCCTATATTTTTTTCTTGAGATATTACTTTGTAATAAACCAGTGACACTTATTTTATGATGTAGGGAGTATAAATGTTTTAGAAATATAATCCTAAAACAAAATATTTCAACGGTCAGGCAATACACACACGATTGTGGGTTACTCGTTGTGCGTCATGGGTCTATAGTTGCCAATGCAAATGATTAGGCCCGGCCTCTTCCATGCATGACGCCATCAAGCCCACTCGTTTGCAAGCGATGCTGTAGCGCTCACCTCACACCAGGCGGCACACCGAGCCACTGGTCTGATTCTGAGCAGATGGAAACCATCAGTGTTTGGCTGTGAGCAATGGGATGTTCTACTTACCCCTTCAAATTCGGCGGGCTTACCACCTCAATGTTATACAACAACCTTAAAGAGAATACAATTTTTGTTACTTGGGCACAGAGACAATTAGAGAAATTTGACTAAAACTCAGACATACAATTATGTGGAAAAAAAATGGATTACGAATGTGTGGGTAACACTTTGCAACCTACCGCTAATTAAATGGGAGATAATCACTTCAAATAAATTGTTTCTTGGCTATAGATAGTAACGAGGTAACTGTATTACATGTTTTAATAATGATCAGTTGCAGCCCAATTAATTTAGTAATTTTGGGCCAAAACTATGTAAAGTCATGATCTGAACCCTGAACGACATTTCAATTTCTGGGCCTTTTCTGGCCAATTTTGTTCATAAAAAAGTATCTACTAATTTTGAAACAATTATGTAATGTTAGAATAAAATACTGATAATTCTAGGAATATTTGAGGTAATCCGGTCATGCCCAATTTATCCTACAAAAGTAAAGTTTCCGGCCAGCAGAATGCGCATATGATCTCGGACGGAGATGACCCCAAAAATAAATATTTCCGCTTCAACGAGAACAACTTTCACGCTGAACGTTTTTTTTTTTGATTCAAGGTAATATTGAGGGTATTTTGGTCAGTTTTGTATCTTCTGCAACAGAGAAGATGCTGAATATTTGCCCGGATGTGCAGGTTCCAAGACGGATGATTGCCGGATGTCCGGGTTCCAACCCGGACAATTTGGCCACAACTTTCAACTTCTATCGTCTTCCTAGATAATACTCCGGATGTCCGGGCCAAGGCCGGACGTTGGGTCATATGCTACTGCACCACATAGTTTTGACATTGTCTTCTGCATACGACCTTGGATGAAGACAATCCAAATGTCAAAATCTTCCGTTTCGACGATTTAAAGATTATTCATGTCGAAATCTTTTCATTTGAGGTCATTTTAATTGCGTTTTATACAGTGCCATGATCTGGTGTCAACAAGAGGTTCTCTAATAttgtcacaacttctccattagagCTTTGTTTTGGACCACCTTTATATCTATTTTGGTCTTCCCAAAAAGGGTCATCCAATGGTGACTTCCAATCATAATTTTCAATTAGCACATATGCCCATGTGTTGCAATGAGAGAGATAGAGATAATTGACATGTCCACTGAAATATCAGTCAGCACGGCCCACCAACATCCAGATTGTGCCCGTCCGCGGCAGAGAGGCGCACACTGAGGCCTAGCAGAAATTCATAGTACATTAAGAAGCATGCTAcacatataatatttttggtacggTTTTTGCATGACTATTCTGATCTTAAAGAGGCTAattttaatatttttttcataCCAAGGCGTTATTTGTAAGTTAAAGTAATGTTTGGAATTTGCACCAAGTCGTGTGCAAAATCTCAATAAAAGGATTCTATTAAATGCGTTTTAGGCCATCTCTGCATACACTTGAAGATTAATAACAAACTTGTCTACGTATGAGCAAAACGACTCTAATCGGTTGCATGCAACTTGATGCTCACATAGCGCCTCTCACCTTTCTGGT
It contains:
- the LOC119338883 gene encoding 26 kDa endochitinase 1-like — its product is MRALAVVSVLATAAMAIACARAAECGSQAGGATCPNCLCCSRFGWCGSTPEYCGHGCQSQCSGCGTPDPSGGGVSSIVSRSLFDQMLLHRNNRACQAKGFYTYEAFLAAAAAFPGFGTTGGTATRKREVAAFLAQTSHETTGGWATAPNGPYAWGYCFKQERAKSNYCTPSVIWPCAPGRRYYGRGPIQLSHNYNYGPAGRGIGADLLGNPGLVATDSIVSFKTAMWFWMTVQPPKPSSHAVITGHWNPSAADQVAGRVPGFGVITNIVNGGKECGHGYDKRVADRIGFYKRYCHILGVTHGDNLDCYNQKHFPIFFS